A single genomic interval of Rhododendron vialii isolate Sample 1 chromosome 3a, ASM3025357v1 harbors:
- the LOC131319058 gene encoding protein DYAD-like, whose amino-acid sequence MQEQEQGTVGGGETPALARHLLPCTSHCTLNTDTDTETTKDHIDRELGCVYEIDHSKLPPRTPVQLRSTRVVVVSEKTELNISVRFPSTQSLQRYLSKGITEMCPELDKRFVMGTKLAEKVLFRQVRSREFTEKKNSKDFWQLISNSDCGIGDFVISNKAGSCLSELKCNGMPRWGVRHQVKFVYRHTETNEDEQEENEEAEEENNGETDESRKNDERNRCSSRLVPKGKKAKLENQSQINKTRKKNCKQIGRWSAERYKVAEKNLLEVMKAKGAVYKSPILRPELRLEARKRIGDTGLLDHLLKHMAGKVAPGGAERFRRRHNAEGVMEYWLESADLVDTRREAGVQDPYWTPPPGWKTGDYPSQDPICAKEMKELKEETSKLERDLEELVSKKQMEEEIAQLRREIEEELSKKQQQESQETVPMNPMITLEKYMEEVMGVSRYVSRIEEEIGKLKSKVREEIKSDSALMVSAESCDEKEKKKVGKPLVVAQQKEAVGTEGRGDQGKTNVTEKEAESTGAGEEKAAKIQRLKSGFRICKPQGTFLWPNMASSQVVVHAEDLLMVPTPPSVSSSTASAPPRLPYHHHHHHHYHYRPYPVKPLALKVTVSSTVEKNFSTTTTTTAGTNKTTTSLMNLNDFPSHPGDRFCGTQFSSSSLASSCLPERVGTWLALATPTSAPNDSTRG is encoded by the exons ATGCAGGAACAGGAACAGGGCACCGTGGGCGGCGGAGAAACACCAGCTTTGGCCAGACACCTACTCCCCTGTACATCTCACTGTACCCTCAACACCGACACTGACACAG AAACCACCAAAGACCACATAGACAGAGAACTGGGTTGTGTTTACGAGATTGATCATAGCAAGCTCCCGCCCAGAACCCCTGTTCAACTCAGATCCACCCGTGTCGTCGTG GTAAGTGAGAAGACGGAATTGAATATTTCAGTGAGATTTCCGAGCACGCAATCGCTTCAAAGGTACTTGAGCAAAGGAATCACAGAGATGTGTCCGGAGCTGGACAAGAGGTTCGTTATGGGAACAAAGCTCGCAGAGAAAGTGCTTTTCCGACAAGTCCGGTCTCGAGAATTCACGGAGAAGAAGAACTCGAAGGATTTCTGGCAGTTGATTTCCAACTCCGATTGTGGAATTGGGGATTTTGTGATTTCCAATAAGGCTGGATCATGTTTATCGGAGCTAAAATGCAACGGAATGCCGCGATGGGGTGTTCGTCACCAGGTCAAGTTCGTATACAGGCATACAGAAACCAATGAAGACGAACAAGAAGAAaacgaagaagctgaagaagaaaacaatgggGAAACCGATGAGAGTAGGAAGAATGATGAGAGAAACAGGTGTAGCTCAAGACTTGTTCCAAAGGGGAAGAAAGCAAAACTTGAAAACCAAAGCCAGATCAATAAGACTAGGAAGAAGAATTGTAAGCAAATAGGCAGGTGGTCTGCTGAAAG GTACAAGGTGGCTGAGAAAAATCTTCTGGAGGTGATGAAGGCGAAGGGTGCAGTTTATAAAAGCCCAATTCTCCGGCCAGAACTAAGATTGGAGGCTCGCAAGCGAATCGGGGACACGGGTCTGCTGGACCACCTCCTCAAGCACATGGCGGGGAAGGTGGCGCCGGGTGGGGCTGAGAGGTTCCGGCGGCGGCACAATGCAGAAGGGGTAATGGAGTATTGGTTGGAGAGTGCTGATCTTGTTGATACAAGGAGGGAGGCTGGAGTTCAAGATCCTTATTGGACCCCACCACCAGGTTGGAAGACTGGGGATTATCCTAGTCAGGATCCTATTTGTGCTAAGGAGATGAAGGAATTGAAGGAGGAGACCTCTAAATTGGAAAG GGATTTGGAGGAGTTAGTGTCCAAGAAACAGATGGAGGAAGAAATTGCCCAACTGAGGAG GGAGATAGAGGAGGAGTTATCAAAAAAGCAGCAGCAGGAAAGTCAAGAAACTGTGCCTATGAATCCAATGATCACATTG GAGAAGTATATGGAAGAAGTGATGGGTGTCTCAAGATACGTGAGCAGAATTGAG GAAGAGATAGGGAAGCTGAAGTCCAAGGTGAGAGAAGAAATAAAGTCAGACTCGGCATTAATGGTATCCGCAGAAAGTTGtgatgaaaaggagaaaaagaaagtaggCAAACCACTGGTAGTAGCACAGCAAAAGGAAGCAGTGGGAACAGAGGGAAGGGGTGATCAGGGGAAGACAAACGTAACAGAGAAAGAAGCAGAAAGTACAGGCGCAGGAGAGGAAAAAGCAGCAAAGATACAAAGGCTGAAGAGTGGGTTCAGAATCTGCAAGCCCCAGGGCACTTTCCTTTGGCCAAACATGGCATCATCTCAGGTTGTGGTCCATGCTGAAGATCTTTTAATGGTCCCAACGCCACCCTCAGTTTCTTCCTCCACCGCCTCCGCTCCTCCCCGACTAccttaccaccaccaccaccaccaccactaccactaccgACCCTACCCCGTTAAGCCATTGGCTCTTAAGGTCACTGTCTCTTCCACTGTGGAGAAAAATTTCTCTACTACTACGACGACCACAGCTGGCACAAACAAGACCACAACCTCACTCATGAACCTCAATGACTTCCCGTCCCACCCTGGAGACagattttgtgggacccaattCTCGTCCTCCTCATTGGCCAGCTCATGCTTGCCGGAGAGAGTGGGGACATGGCTGGCTCTGGCTACTCCCACCTCTGCTCCTAATGACTCCACCCGTGGATAA
- the LOC131319060 gene encoding 8-amino-7-oxononanoate synthase-like, whose product MEMRLWDHCVEEALSKLESLKLIRSLRPIHLSSDERRRPIEMEHEFGLNSDEFEVFDGLQEWDRASVEVEMAESTFQRWVRDVPSSGDDADCGNREVGNEAGACSHQKFRKLLLFSGNDYLGLSTHPTISKAAAKAALAHGMGPKGSALICGYTNYHRLLESCLAYLKSKEDCLLCPTGFAANMALMTTLGSVGSLLATGGKPLKDDRVAIFSDALNHASIIDGIRLAERQGSVVAFVYRHCDMSHLNALLLRCAMKKKVVVTDSLFSMDGDFAPMGELSKLRKRHGFLLVIDDAHGTFVCGKNGGGVAEEFNCESDVDICVGTLSKAAGCHGGFIACSKRWKQLIQSRGRSFIFSTSTPVPIAAAAHAAVIVAQKETWRRRAIWKRVQDFHALTGLPVTSPIISLVVGSEEKALQASWYLLKSGFHVTAIRPPTVPPNSCRLRVTLSAAHTLDDLKKFTAALSECINFRDMSVRSTNEHSRL is encoded by the exons ATGGAGATGAGATTATGGGACCACTGTGTAGAAGAAGCACTTTCGAAGTTGGAATCCCTCAAACTCATCCGATCTCTCAGACCCATTCACCTCTCTAGCGATGAACGACGAAGACCCATTGAAATGGAGCACGAATTTGGTCTGAATTCCGATGAATTCGAGGTGTTCGACGGATTGCAGGAATGGGATAGAGCGTCGGTGGAAGTAGAGATGGCCGAGAGTACCTTTCAGAGATGGGTCCGTGACGTCCCCAGTTCTG GAGATGATGCTGACTGTGGCAACAGAGAAGTTGGAAATGAAGCAGGGGCTTGCTCTCATCAGAAGTTTAGAAAGCTGCTTTTATTTTCGGGAAATGATTATTTGGGCTTGAGTACACATCCCACGATTTCAAAGGCTGCTGCAAAG GCGGCCTTGGCACATGGAATGGGACCGAAGGGATCTGCGTTAATCTGTGGGTATACCAACTACCATAGACTCCTGGAGTCATGCTTGGCATACTTGAAGAGTAAAGAG GATTGTCTTCTTTGTCCTACCGGCTTTGCAGCCAATATGGCCTTGATGACAACATTGGGAAGTGTTGGTTCTCTTTTAGCCAcagggggaaaacctttgaaGGATGATAGGGTCGCCATATTTTCCGATGCTCTGAACCATGCTTCCATAATAGATGGTATTCGTCTTGCTGAACGACAAGGAAGTGTAGTGGCATTTGTCTATAGACACTGTGACATGTCTCACCTTAATGCATTACT ATTGAGATGCGCAATGAAGAAAAAAGTTGTTGTGACTGATAG CTTGTTCAGTATGGACGGGGACTTTGCACCAATGGGCGAGCTTTCAAAGCTTCGGAAGAGGCATGGATTTTTGTTGGTTATTGATGAT GCTCATGGAACGTTTGTTTGTGGCAAAAATGGAGGGGGTGTGGCTGAGGAGTTTAATTGCGAAAGTGATGTTGATATATGCGTAGGTACTTTGAGCAAGGCTGCAGGTTGCCACGGTGGATTCATAGCATGCAG CAAGAGGTGGAAGCAACTCATACAATCCAGGGGTCGTTCTTTTATATTTTCGACTTCTACGCCAGTTCCCATTGCTGCTGCTGCACATG CTGCTGTTATTGTGGCCCAAAAGGAGACTTGGCGTAGAAGGGCCATTTGGAAACGGGTGCAGGACTTCCATGCTCTCACGGGACTCCCTGTTACAAGTCCCATCATCTCTCTTGTCGTAGGGAGTGAAGAGAAGGCCCTTCAAGCTAGTTG GTACCTCTTGAAATCTGGGTTCCATGTTACTGCAATTAGACCTCCAACTGTTCCTCCTAATTCCTGCAG GTTAAGGGTAACTTTGAGCGCAGCACACACACTGGATGATTTGAAGAAGTTCACAGCTGCACTCTCTGAATGCATCAACTTCCGAGATATGAGTGTCCGCAGCACAAATGAACACTCAAGGCTATAG